caaattgaatcataaaaattttacaacttcttttgtttttgtttttttttttaattttctttccaccCAAACACCCATTTTCCAGTTGTTTATTCCCCTGTGCTACTCTCAACTCAACCACCATCTTCTACCCTACTAAAAGTCTAAAGCAAACTAAATGCTGAATACTATTCCCACGGTACAAGTTGGTGACCATATTTTCAAACCCTTTTATgcaatcttttaaaatttgtgatcAAACTCATCGAAGGACTTATTTTTAACTCAATCAGATAGTTAgtctaataattaattaattaattaattaaaattttataaatattaaaattataaagatcaaatttttcactaatttttatcttgattttaatttttttattaattctaagCAATTCATTCAAAAATCGATCTTTTATCCCTGTGAAgaccaaattttataatatcacAATGGTAATAgtctcataatttaaaattatttattttccacattaaatagtataatttattaaataattaaaatttataattatctgaacatttaaaaattaaaataaatctataaattttaaCTCAGTTGTCAGTTGACAAAGTTATggttgaaattcaattttttttgaaaaaaattatgccAAAAGAGATGGAGAATTTTTAAGCATAAATAGATGCACAGTCTCATACATGAACGTCCCTAAAAAAGATTCCAGAAAAGCTTAAaacttctctcttttttctctcttaatCAATGGATCTTTTCATGGCAATATCGTTATTATTTCTTTgcttcattttcttcatttacaagtcatatttacaaaagaggaACCAAAACTGTTATCTTTTAGGGTACGAGTGTTACAAAGCTTCAGATGACCTGAAACTCGATACCGAAACTTGTGGGAAACTCATTTTGAGGAACAAAAACCTGGGTTCAGACCAATACAAGTTCTTGCTTCGGACAATGGTTAATGCTGGCATCGGTGAAGAAACTTACGGCCCAAGAAACGTCATTGATGGCACTGAAGAAACCCCGAATCTTTCTGGTTCGCTTTCGGAGGTCGACGATATCGTCTTCGGAACCCTCGATAAACTCTTTGATAACAACGGAGTTTCCCCTTCGGAAATCGATATCCTCGTGATCACTATCTCGATGATTACTTCGGTTCCGTCGTTGCCGGCTCGGGTTATTAACCGATACAAGATGAGGGATGATGTTAAAGTGTTTAATCTCTCTGGAATGGGGTGCAGTGCTAGTGTTATTGCGGTCGACCTCGTACATCATTTGTTCAAAACGTATATGAACTCATTTGCAGTGATTGTTAGCTCGGAATCTTTGATTCCGAATTGGTATCGCGGCAACGAAAGATCGATGATGCTTCCCAATATTTTGTTCAGATTGGGAGGGTGTTCGTTGTTGTTGACGAATAAAAGCTCGATGAAACATAAATCtttgatgaaattaaagcttTCTGTTCGTTTCCATGGTGGAGCAAGTGACGAAGCTTATCAAAGTTGCACCAGGGTCGAAGATTCCCAAGGCTACTGCGGCTTTTCACTTTCGAAAAGCCTGCCACAAGCCGCTGCGAAAGCCGTAACGATGAATTTTCGAGTCTTACTCCCGAAGACGCTACCGTTACGCGAACTTGTTCGGTACGCGACGGTTTCGTTCTTACACTCGAAAACGAATAACAACAAGGGCAAAACTCCAAGCTTGAATATGAAATCCGGGTTTCAACATTTCTGCATTCATCCTGGTGGAAGGGCAGTGATTGATGCAATGGGACGAAGTCTAGGGCTAAACGAATACGACCTCGAACCGACTCGGATGGCACTTCATCGGTTCGGGAACACGTCCGCGGCCGGAATATGGTATGTTTTAAGTTACATGGAAGCTAAGAAGAGGCTTAAGAAAGGTGATAGGATATTGATGATCAGTCTTGGAGCAGGTTTTAAATGTAATAATTGTGTATGGGAAGTCATGAAGGACGCCATGGATGACGTTAACGTGTGGAAAGATTGTATCAGTCGATATCCTGTGAAATCTACTGCCAATACGTCGTTCTTGGAGAAGTACAGTTGGGTCAATGAACTCGAACCCCAACCGaacaaaaaaatcgaaaaaatcaaaaattgagttgaattatttttcaatagtttgaattaaaaaaaagaaagaagaagaaatagaatACTATAggtttatcataaaaatattttaaaaattaaatcgaattattttgtttatgattAGTATGCTTATTGATGAAcccttttttgtattttcttttctctttattgcattactattatttatttataaaacttgtgatagattaataaattttgaaatatttgaatatttatgtcatgtttgtataatgttttcaattatttatttaagggAGAACTACTTCTAGAAGATGGgattattttagggttttagggagAATTGCTGAAAAAGGGGTCTGAAAACATTTGGTCTTTAATTTGAACTATTATTGTTGGTAGTAATAATAGAGAATTAATTATaatcaaatagaaaattagACAACAAGGAACTCGGGGTTCAAGCAGAAACTCTTTCATTAAACTCACCAGAATGTGGGGAGCAAAATTCGCTTATCTTGAAATCTGCTTAATGACCACTCGCCATTCACATCTACACAGTTGTTAGATTCGTAAAATCAAATCTCTATTTACTTGTCCTTTAAGGCCACCATGAATACCTTTAATAGCCTGAACGCAATCAATCTCAAGATGACCTCTTTCCATTTAAAATCTCATGCTAGATGAAGTTCATCATAAACAACTCAAAGTTAAGCTTGTTCAACACTACATTTTTCAATATTTCTCTCAATCCCCCATAGTCACCTACCATACTCATCTCTTGCCTGCAAGACCCAAAGATGGATTGTGAGCAccattaacatttaatttaaaagaaccAGTAGATGATGGACTCCACCAATAATTCCTACGTCGATTAATGCTCGAAGCTCAATATATCTTGCCCAACACCACAAAGACTGTATTATATTAGCAAAATCAAAAGAATCCTCCTGAAAAACTATAAAGTTATATCGTTtccaaaacttttttaaaattaaatagatatatGTTTTTACTCACCCTAATGTGACCGATTACAAAAcgttctctctgagttttttttttttcaatttttttcccaatCACGTTTAGGCTTAGAAAGCATCAGtatgaaaagaagagaaaaaaaatggaagaggAAGAAGCATTAAATAGTTATACTTTAATGAGATAGGAAAATCTTTATTCACATTGGCCACTTGACTTACTATCATCTTTATGCCTACTTTTAACTTTCCCTATCCACTTCTTCAGAACTCCGGTTATCCGTACAATTAATTTGAAGTCAATGTTTAGGTAGGGATAGAGATAAAATTTGAggactaaaattaatatttgctttttttttaatttctataattagtAATCTGTCATTTCTCAAAAGAGCGGAGAAAGTTAATATTTACcaattttgaaagtgagtaactaaaattaattagcAGTAGCATTCACTTTTCcatcaatttactttttttaaattggtgtattaataaatttagctcttaatatttacataatctatcaatttgatcccaattctaaaaattaaataaagtttatttagaaatataaaaatttataaatttatattgatttcCTTTAGAATCtggatcaaattaataaaaatgcaAAGATTGagagattaaatattaaatttattttaaaataatcaaaagtaaaataaattgacCGAAAAGTGAACATTATTACTTCCtcacttttgaaattaagaaacactaaattattttatttttaaaagagaatAATTTGCTTAatgtatattaaaaattgagagagaataataattttaaagccTGCAcctaaatttaaactaaaaattcggaaaaataaaatattgaaacgCGGTTGGACAAACGAATAAACCTACATGTAGCACATAAGTAGACCAGATTTCATTTATGACCGAAGAGATATCATAACTTCCTCAGATCCACATTAAAATGAACCAACTACCCCAATTACCTGTCTCCTTTGCTTTAAATTTGGGTTAAAGTATCTAAGAGGTACCTATATTATAACGACTTAtctaattagttattattagaCTTGTTAATAGATCGAGTTATTTGTTTAGGTCTGATGGTTCGCTTGTAAAATGAGagggtttaagcaaaaatataaaatccaaaaaatgaGCTTGAGTAAAATTTAATACCCATTTTCTATATTTACTGAGCCTTGGGCAAGATCTTTCGGCTTGAGTCCAGCCTGAcccaaatatattatgttataaaagtattatattaattatatatgttaaataattatatatatttatatttatatgaaatcactaactcaataataattaaattcattatccaaaacttacaaaaaaaaaaaatttacccaacTACATAACccaactcaaaatataaaatataaaatttatatttaatacaataaaatatttattatatttatttgtgttttttaatataataaaacatttattatattaatgtagtgtttttttaatatgaatactttttaatgtgttagaaaacttttattttagtgtATTTTAGCGTATTTTTAGTGCATTTagtgtatattttttttaagtaaagaaaAGTTAATCTAAAAAAACCAAATATGGACGGGCTAGGTCGAGCCCGATTTTACCTTTCTTAAATTGTGTCGGGCTTAGACAAAAagtaagcccatttttcgggttAGGTCGGGCATGAGCTTAGAAAATTGGTCTAGATACCTTGCATGAGCCCCACCCAAACCCAATTCGGTCCATGACAACCACTAAtccttatactattaaaaagaatcaaataagtctAAATTGTAACAGAGTTAACATTTACTGTATAAAAAATatcttgaaattaaatttttttttcaattttagttcaatttgtCATTTCCAgaaccataaaaaataattttttaacaataaatgttaaatctatttcaatttagccttatttaattttttattaatataagaactaaattaataatagagaaactaatttaataaattacctATAATAGAAAGACATCTCAAGTACAATTACGTTTAAATTTGTGTCACCCTGCACTCGAACTTATGTCTTATTTGTCACAACCATACAGAATACGATATTAATAtgtgaattattaaatttgtaaggACTGActaataattaatcaaatttaaagtgTAGCCGACAATAAGTTAAACGATAACAGCCTACATGATATGATCTTCAAGCTACTCTGTCCCAAGTGTCATGTTACTGACCTAAGTCAATAGGTTTAGCTTTCATGTTTAAGCACATCAAAATAGACCTTCATTTTGCTGTTTTAAGTGAGCCCTAGCATTGGTTATAAAGAAAAGTGTTTAGggatttttatcaatttagtttttaatatctTAAAAAGAGTTACATTTAATtatcaacttaaaaatattaaattattgtttctaACAAAAATGCTGCCTAAAACGTTAAATCTTACGTATGGCAGTTTATGTGTACTTTATGCTAACATGTcactatttgtcttatatgtcacgtcaataaataattaaaaaatataaaaagttcataaaaattttaaaagaacaccGTGAAGTACAAGTAGATTGCCATGTAAGCAgtcacatttaaaattttaatattttagacagtattttgtaaaaaaatcatttcaattctttttcaaaaggtTGATAGTcggatttgattctttttaaaagattggggtcaaatttaactaaaataataataattagggctAGATTGACTAAAAATGCAAgcattaaggactaaatttgacattgtgccttattaaaataaaaatattattaaaattaaatttatgcaatatataatattataattgaatgCTGAAAAATATTATACAGTTTTATACCCAAATAAAGTCAGACATATGAGGCGGATAACATGTCTACCTATTAATATCATAACCCAAAGGACTGTTGGGCATAGTTATAGCCCACAAGCAATTAATCTTAGcccaaacaaacaaaaaaacagtTAATTCCGTTtatggtcactcaactattaagGTATTTCTATTTTGGTCTTTCAATtacaaaatcttttaattttatcactagtgcattcaaaatttgacattttgatcactcatctcttaattttatttttccatccaatttcaacaattttcatttttcacttaGTTTGCTTTTCAACCTTATTTTTTAATGCTATGTTTGGTAAGAGTATTATATATCGATTAGCAATAAACTAATTCAAGTGATAACATTTATCCACTtccatgaattatttttaacaagAGGAGGGAAaatttttgcttattttcaagAGCTCTTTTTTTTCATAAGAGTTATTActcatctttctatttttaagttcaattttacaagtatatatatatactataccTTAACAGAAAAGCAAAAAgacagattttttttttggggggtagagcgataacaaaaagaaaaacatactTTTTAAGAACTATGAAAGCTCCTTTTATCGATTAATAGAAGTCACTGGACTGAAATTTGAGGTTCATAAAAAACAACCAAATTTGGAGGACCAGATTCTTCAAGCCTTGCCATATGATCAACAACCGCATTTTGGGATCTAGGAACATGACGAATGCACACCTTCTATTTATGATTAAAGATACCATGAATCAAACGTAGCTCCACCATTTTTCTATTGACAGATCTACCAACCAACAATGATTCCACTAGAAGTTCATTATCAACAAAGatttgtttttaatgaattGTTATTGTATAATCTGTATATTATCTACCAAGCATTAATTATAGTTtcttaaagaataaattatttttaaatgaaaaaatatttataaaatatatatttagtagcttttatttcattttatataactAATtcgttaaatatttataatgaatttttaaaataatggaaaatgattcaattggatGCATGAAATGTTTCCTCTCCTTTTGTAGTGCGAGACAATGAAGAAAAgctaaagagaaaaaaaaaacaaagtaaatGTTGTGCCTAAGAAAATTCCCCAATTATTATCAAGTTTCCataaaaattaagacaaaatgTCGACTCTTAATACtagtaattttattgattatttgataaatattaaaattttaatctgtatggaaattacatatttaaaaataataaacaataaataataaaagtttggtttgaaatgaattaataataacacatgtaatatgtacgatattaaaataaaaatttatattaaattgtgagtaaaataaaatttaaacacgtaAATACACTAGATTAAGAATATGAAATGCACTATAATTGCTTATCTTAGTGTTGTCATGAATCTTGGGTTAAAGTCGAGTTAACTTGCGATAACAACTCAGTCGATAACATTATCAATACATACAATTGATGGagtaataaagtgtgcataataaaattaaaatgtataggaatattttgaattaaagctttggttgaatagtaaaattaaaattttattgaccTAAATGTCACGGGTTCAATTTTCCTTagatacaaaatatttatttatttatttttaaataaaaagattaatttatttaaaatcggAATAGGaagcttttatttgaatgatgatatTGTATTTTTGGATTCTCATGAGCAGTCCTGCGAGGCAATGCACTACCCTGTTATACATCCTGTAAATGTTATTAAGGACTCCGCCAAACGGTGCTTTGGTGTAATACTGTTTTCAAGTGTTCTTAAAAGTACCATATGTTGTTCGATATTTTGGGTTAACGGCCCAGCTTGCAAAGTATCCACCCAGCTAAAGtgctcaaaattttcaaatgtttttcaTTACACCAGTTGGTTTTTATTTGTGACGTTCTATACCTGGATCTGATAGTTGGGTCAGGTGTAGGGTGCTACATATGGGTATTGATATTTGTagtatttaacatttaatttagtGACCGTTGGCTCTTTTTCACATCGATATCTGGAGAaatttatcgatacttttttaTGGGTATTGATACTCAGGTAATTtcttgtatattttttaaaacatcgAACCTTAAAATGATATCGATACCAAGAGAGGGTATCAATAAATTTCTGACAGGTATCAATACTTAATTGCAAATACCAATACTTAACACTTTTACTCAATTTTCCCTCGAAGTTAGACTGCCAATTTCATATCGATACCAAAAAATGtattgataaaaatatgaagatatCGATACTTAATGATAAGTATCGGTACTATTTTCTTTTGCTAAAAAATTCCTTCAAGTCAAAATGGCAATTTCGTATCACTACTAGGTATGGAATTGATAAAAATGTCTAGGTATCGATAGGCTTGGTTTTTGCTTAATATTCTTGAACTTCGaaacttaaaacaattttataagtGTAGGGAGCAGTTTTTCACCtctccaaaaatattttttaagcattcaaaataattttcaaagtgTTTGAAGATAGATTAGAGTTTAAAAATATCTTGAAATAGATTTTTACTTCGGACTTCATTAAGTGTTTgtttaaaagcaatttttattcaaaaacattatctttgttatatatttatttggttgagcaataaaactaaagttttatCGACTCAAATGTCATGAGTCCAAATcgacatatataaattatttattagttttttaaatcaaaagattaaaataccctagaataatataacttattttaaatacaaaagatattTTCGTAACTTTTTAACCAAGTTGATGCGGTTTGACTCATAACATAAACTTAGTCAagggtttaaataataatatagatatatttGAGAGGAATCCActtatattaatgtaaaaattaaaatagttttacatattttcataactttttctATGATAATCGTTTCAATGATTCAACCAttgtatttcatatattattcatataaacCATAAATGTTTATTcattgtaaattaaaatttctaactatttgttttaagtaaaaaagCTTTCATCCattcaatataaattaatatttattatattttaaattaatatgatagATATATGAAAtcgattcaaaatttatatgcataacaactacaatcatatatatatatatatatattattgcaAGTTCTAAAATCCAAAGTCGACGTGAATAACTTACTTAACTAACATGTGgaagtaaatttttatataagaaaataaaatatataaaattatcataaaaataaataacaatttcataaataataatatatcttaatatttaaaattattatcattatattttataatttataattttaattttgtttatttattaaatttagaaatgattataaaatatatatcatttaatttaaatataaaagaactaaatatataaaattttcattttaaaaattctaatatatattatttaaatataattgaagTTATTAAAACTTTGATTCAATATCCGATGGTACCTACCCGCTTCTATGATAAGTCTATTAAACAGCATGTAGTCCACATGCGTATAAAATAATGAGTGAACCAAATCTCAAGACCAAACTCTACGAGGAATTTCTTCTGagtattaagaaaagaaaaaaattaaatgaatgtaGCCTGAAAACTCTATGAGGAATCCTCTTGCCATTGGAGGTGAACCGATTGATGCATTAATGGAGGAATCTATGTCCTTTAAGGATAATTTTATGGGTCGGTGAGGGATAGGAGGTTAGTTGACTAAGACCATCTCACAGTGATTAAGGTTTTGTATAAGAATGGTCGCATCTCATATAAGGTGCGGTACGGTATGTTTAGTTTACTTTCAGTCTCACGTTACAGTATTATTGCATTATCTAATCTTATCATCATgattatttttacactaaccgtaaATAAAAGCACTGTCCacccaaacccacccttaaaaaatgattattacTTGGTGAAATTATTATAGTAAAGTTCTTTATGAGGGACGTTGAGTGGTATTTGGACAGTCTTTAACTATTCAAATATGGATATTTACATGTCAATTGAATCTTAATTCAATTAGTATAAGCATTTTTGTTAATACAGGAGGACGTGAAtttgagtgcgctgaagcaTATTATCCTCTAAGAATTGTGtgaaaaagaacagatatgatcaaaacatataataaaatgatgatttgtatAAATGTGAGAAATTGATTGatatcctaaaattaaaattgaatgaagGTTGTCCAACCCTTCATAATAATGGAGATGACAACCATCTATGGTGGAGGTTATCAATCGACtcgtagaagaagaagaatttgGGGATTGATGTTGGTTAAATGAAGATTATGGCGACAAAGGTGTGTGAAACTAAGGAGCTTGAGATTTGTGATATTAGAAGATTTAAATGCCCACAAAGTCTGCACCTACATATAATATTGACTTTAAATTGAATTCGAGTATGAGTGGTCCAAGTAGACAAGGGCAAATAAATTGTAAACGAAAGTCAAATAGatgtttttgtaaaaaaaattgaacggTTGtgttatttataacaataaatttttttatcaaatttacaCTTGTGTTTTGGAATAGGTGATTTAGGTcatttttttttagctttttatcAATATGATTTTCTTCACTATTCTCGAACCTTCCGCTTACTAcaaatcaataaacacaacaaaACTTTATTGATAATTTAGTAGGGAGATCAATTTCTCTTTATGGactaaaaaccaaaaattgataattcaagaaaataaaatttatctttaaataaattatcgcTATTTTCTAGCAGAGTTTCAACGCTCGAtatgtgcttttttttttatagggAAAAGCTACAAGATATCTACTTAATAAGgggtaacaaaataataaataataatattttaattgaaaatacaCTTATCTTTACTGGGATAGGCTATGGGTGACACCCTATTCTCTAGGAACTAGGGGTGTTGCATATCATGTACTAAGATGAGCCATCAGGTCTGTCtaatgtatataattatatgtgttatctGATCCTTTTACCAATTCATAGAATTTAACCAAtctaatagaaaattttctattcccaaaatattatttatttatttaattaattaaaataaatttaattattttcccaatgaaattattttcttaacctAATTCTAATTAGGTTAAAGTCATGACTAATTTATTGTACtagaatatataagtaaataagtttactaattaatttaattttcactttagattttaattattaaattataatcaaaataataattcaaagaaataatttaatctttaagtCATCTTCTTATTGCAAGAAAACGTATTTACTATGGATAGTGATACATGTTATCTATTTCTCTAATTCTTcgttttaatttattcatcacatcaattcaaatggaaaTTGTCAAAGGTTGTCTTGAATTAATGGAGGGACCgattgaatatatataagtagGGCTCAAATGATATGTAATTAAGTTTCGACTCTTCatctattaatttataatattatttaattatagagTTATTCCATTAAAGTATCATGACTAACTTCTTCCCATTATATACTATTTTGAAAGCAACTCATTAAGTACGTgtccaatgacattgtcataTGTGTTACCTTATAAGATATTCTTAACCTATTCGAGTTAAATCATTTTACTCAATATGATCCAATATTATCTCACGGTAactattacatatttatttatgaaaaatcaattactagcaaacaataattaaatcatttatctttAGCCAAATGACATGTAGCCAAAATTCCATTTGCAATACCAATGAAAAATACCACTACCGTAAATGAAGTCACgtcattttagaatttgaagttttgaaaatttaaaatttttgcaattttaaaaaattgaaatacttttttataatttttcaattttatatatcattttacttttaaaattttataaaaaatattttaaatttttgaattatttatatattatatatgatttttataatttttaagcaatataatatatataatattaaaaataaaagtatagatgATATGTTCTAATAGAATCACGTGGATGGTCAACAGTGGTGAACGACCAATAAACGAggtgtttcttttaatttaaatttaatatttttattttaaataaatttaattatcacaTGGCACAACATGATTGACTAGATGTGCCACATGATACAACTTGATTGGTACCACGTgacaattgaattttttaacacCGTTAGAAAgagaatgactaaattgaatttaagtAGTTAGAAAAAGAATGACTAAACCAAGTAACgaaatgataatttaagtaGTAATTTGGAAAAAATTCTAGATGCCTCTAAAGATAAGTATAGTTCATTAAGCTTAAAATCAAATAtgagttaaaatgataaaattacaaattgagaatatatcatataaatttGTCTCactaatgaaaatgaaaaatattattaaccaaaaaggaaatggaaaaagattatataaaagtaaataaatattgggttaaaatggtaatattGTTGATTTAAAATTGATCGAGTCTTAATTCGATTCGcacttttaagtttaatttgttGAACTGTATTATTCTTATGTTTACGAAAATTATGATAATTCtagtaattttgtcaaaattgttacagaaaaagaaattaagatgTCAATTTCACTCGGTTGAATGTAGGTATAGAAATTTCCCCCCACCTTCCTCAGCCAACCACCATGATTTTCTgttgtttttatcttttttttctttgaacttTCTTCTGTGTTCTTTTGTCCTTTTCatctttactattttaattcttatagaATAATAAAGATTCCCTTCATCT
This genomic stretch from Gossypium raimondii isolate GPD5lz chromosome 6, ASM2569854v1, whole genome shotgun sequence harbors:
- the LOC105774619 gene encoding 3-ketoacyl-CoA synthase 19 — encoded protein: MDLFMAISLLFLCFIFFIYKSYLQKRNQNCYLLGYECYKASDDLKLDTETCGKLILRNKNLGSDQYKFLLRTMVNAGIGEETYGPRNVIDGTEETPNLSGSLSEVDDIVFGTLDKLFDNNGVSPSEIDILVITISMITSVPSLPARVINRYKMRDDVKVFNLSGMGCSASVIAVDLVHHLFKTYMNSFAVIVSSESLIPNWYRGNERSMMLPNILFRLGGCSLLLTNKSSMKHKSLMKLKLSVRFHGGASDEAYQSCTRVEDSQGYCGFSLSKSLPQAAAKAVTMNFRVLLPKTLPLRELVRYATVSFLHSKTNNNKGKTPSLNMKSGFQHFCIHPGGRAVIDAMGRSLGLNEYDLEPTRMALHRFGNTSAAGIWYVLSYMEAKKRLKKGDRILMISLGAGFKCNNCVWEVMKDAMDDVNVWKDCISRYPVKSTANTSFLEKYSWVNELEPQPNKKIEKIKN